A single Candidatus Rubidus massiliensis DNA region contains:
- a CDS encoding Nitronate monooxygenase — protein sequence MEWKNDFIDQVGIDYPIIGGAMYPCSNVELVAAVSEAGGIGIVQPMSLVYVHGMDFRKGLERLRGLTKKPFGLNIILESTSEIYLKRAREWIDISLEMGCRFFVTSLGNPKWVVTEVKPMGGIVYHDITAKKWANKAIEAQVDGLICVNNEAGGHAGTYSPLELYEQLKDYGLPLICAGGIGDEKKMAEALAIGYSGVQIGTRFIATIECNQKQDYKQAILNATANDIVVTERVTGIPLSVIKTPYVEKVGTKVGPIQKWLFTHSWTKKWIRMWYWLKAFHQFKNVTVKGGSSKDYWQAGKSVEGIHEILSVKDIIDRFITYVKETK from the coding sequence ATGGAATGGAAAAATGATTTTATAGACCAAGTGGGTATAGACTATCCTATCATTGGAGGAGCTATGTACCCTTGTAGTAACGTTGAATTAGTAGCTGCTGTTTCGGAAGCTGGAGGAATCGGGATTGTACAACCGATGTCATTAGTCTATGTGCATGGAATGGATTTTCGCAAAGGGTTAGAACGTTTAAGAGGACTAACAAAAAAACCGTTTGGATTAAATATTATACTAGAAAGTACTTCAGAAATTTATCTTAAACGAGCAAGAGAGTGGATTGATATAAGCCTTGAAATGGGGTGTCGTTTTTTTGTAACATCCCTTGGTAATCCAAAATGGGTCGTAACCGAAGTAAAACCCATGGGAGGAATCGTTTATCATGACATCACCGCAAAAAAATGGGCTAATAAAGCAATTGAAGCTCAAGTGGATGGATTAATTTGTGTGAATAATGAAGCGGGTGGTCATGCAGGAACATATTCTCCTCTAGAATTATATGAACAATTAAAAGATTATGGTTTGCCATTGATTTGTGCAGGCGGGATTGGTGATGAAAAAAAAATGGCAGAGGCGTTAGCTATTGGTTATTCAGGTGTGCAGATTGGAACCCGTTTTATCGCAACTATTGAATGCAATCAAAAACAAGATTATAAGCAAGCTATCTTAAATGCTACAGCTAATGATATAGTTGTAACAGAAAGGGTAACAGGAATTCCTTTATCTGTTATAAAAACACCTTATGTAGAAAAAGTTGGAACCAAAGTTGGGCCAATTCAAAAATGGCTATTTACCCATTCTTGGACAAAAAAATGGATTAGAATGTGGTATTGGTTAAAAGCTTTTCATCAATTTAAGAATGTGACGGTGAAAGGTGGATCTTCTAAAGATTATTGGCAAGCGGGTAAAAGTGTCGAGGGGATTCATGAGATTCTTTCGGTAAAAGATATTATTGATCGATTCATAACTTATGTAAAGGAAACAAAATGA
- a CDS encoding Acetyltransferase (GNAT) family protein: MECAIKIYPLEEKFLEQLTTRFTFPWTTREQTLEKWKRYLEEHKSKSRHCFLLEVDNYLVGYGSLILPSNYPFFSSQNIPEIHDVWVDENYRERGFATKLIQELESFARQSGFIKIGIGVGLYKDYGSAQKLYVNLGYVPDGNGITSHYQIVKPGQEYVVDDDLVLWFVKPLINDPLL; the protein is encoded by the coding sequence ATGGAATGTGCTATTAAGATTTATCCACTAGAAGAAAAGTTTTTAGAACAATTAACAACTCGATTTACTTTTCCTTGGACAACGCGAGAGCAAACATTAGAAAAGTGGAAGAGGTATTTAGAAGAACATAAAAGCAAAAGTCGACATTGCTTTCTTCTAGAAGTTGATAATTATCTTGTTGGCTATGGCAGTTTAATACTACCTTCAAATTATCCTTTCTTTTCTTCACAAAACATACCTGAAATTCATGATGTATGGGTTGACGAGAATTACCGAGAAAGGGGATTTGCCACAAAACTTATCCAAGAACTTGAATCTTTTGCGAGACAATCGGGTTTTATAAAAATAGGCATTGGTGTTGGATTATATAAAGATTACGGTTCTGCTCAAAAACTGTATGTAAATTTAGGTTATGTGCCAGATGGCAATGGGATTACATCCCATTACCAAATAGTTAAACCTGGCCAAGAATATGTTGTAGACGATGATCTTGTCTTATGGTTTGTTAAACCATTAATTAATGATCCACTTCTTTAA
- the emrB gene encoding Multidrug resistance protein B, giving the protein MTQTQPQTQQRTDSSFLILVTIALGLGTFIQILDSSIANVAIPYIAGDLATSTNEGTWVITSFAVSNSVVILLTGWLAARFTQVRVFIVSTFLFSVISWLCALSWNLQSLIFFRVLQGAAGGTLIPLSQSLLLQSFPPAKKGLALGFWSMIVIVAPIIGPILGGWLTENYGWRWIFYINVPLGIFSAFLTWVLLGKNQVITQKVPVDIIGFFLLTVAISCAQITLDKGEQLDWWESIAIRALVITSIVAFIYFLIWNYTSPYPIVDFSFFKDRNFLFATICSALGFLIYFGSVVLIPLWLQSQQGYTAYWAGVAVAPIGIIPVILSPFVGRYVGIIDPRKILTVGFAVFSYTYWWYSQFTTDIGLWQIFVPRIIQGIGLAFFFIPLVAISLSNIPDHKLPSASGLFNFIRLFIGTGFGTSIFVTMWDRRAIYHHSQVGEAVTKFSELTREAITTLSKAGFKGDSIYAQLNVMLDQQAFMIAINEIFYVCSWVFLFLIPIIWLTRPTTNKIVVTAGE; this is encoded by the coding sequence ATGACCCAAACACAACCACAAACACAACAGAGAACGGATAGCTCGTTTTTGATATTAGTAACCATAGCTTTGGGTCTTGGTACTTTTATTCAAATTCTTGATTCGTCCATAGCAAACGTTGCCATCCCTTATATTGCAGGTGATCTAGCTACGAGTACTAACGAAGGCACATGGGTGATTACATCTTTTGCTGTTAGTAACTCGGTTGTTATTTTGTTAACGGGATGGTTAGCAGCTCGTTTTACTCAAGTTAGAGTTTTTATTGTTTCCACGTTTTTATTTTCCGTCATCTCCTGGCTTTGTGCACTCTCTTGGAATTTGCAAAGCTTAATTTTTTTTCGAGTATTACAAGGAGCGGCGGGCGGCACACTTATTCCCTTATCACAAAGCCTTTTATTGCAATCTTTTCCTCCAGCTAAAAAAGGGCTCGCTTTAGGTTTTTGGTCCATGATTGTTATTGTTGCCCCCATAATTGGGCCAATTCTTGGTGGATGGCTAACAGAAAATTATGGATGGCGTTGGATTTTTTATATCAATGTTCCCCTTGGAATTTTTTCAGCATTTTTAACATGGGTTTTGCTTGGAAAAAACCAAGTGATTACCCAAAAAGTTCCAGTTGACATCATAGGATTTTTCTTACTAACTGTAGCTATTAGTTGTGCACAAATTACTTTAGATAAAGGAGAGCAACTTGATTGGTGGGAGTCTATTGCTATTAGAGCTTTGGTTATCACATCTATTGTAGCTTTTATTTATTTTCTCATTTGGAATTACACAAGTCCATATCCAATCGTTGATTTTTCATTTTTTAAAGATCGTAATTTTTTATTTGCTACCATTTGTTCAGCACTAGGTTTTTTAATTTATTTTGGTAGTGTTGTTTTAATACCCTTGTGGTTGCAAAGTCAGCAAGGTTATACAGCTTATTGGGCAGGAGTGGCCGTAGCGCCCATTGGGATCATTCCGGTCATTCTTTCCCCTTTCGTTGGAAGATATGTTGGAATTATTGACCCAAGAAAAATTTTGACAGTAGGTTTTGCTGTATTTTCTTATACGTATTGGTGGTATAGCCAATTTACAACCGATATTGGACTTTGGCAAATTTTTGTTCCAAGGATTATTCAAGGCATAGGCTTAGCCTTCTTTTTTATTCCTTTAGTGGCTATTAGCTTGTCAAATATTCCAGATCATAAATTACCGAGTGCTTCAGGCCTTTTTAATTTTATAAGATTATTCATAGGAACAGGCTTTGGCACATCTATTTTTGTTACCATGTGGGACCGCCGTGCCATTTACCACCATTCTCAAGTGGGTGAAGCTGTTACTAAATTTAGTGAACTAACAAGAGAAGCCATTACCACTTTGTCAAAAGCTGGCTTCAAAGGTGATTCCATTTATGCGCAACTTAACGTAATGCTTGACCAACAAGCATTTATGATTGCGATCAATGAGATATTTTATGTTTGTTCTTGGGTTTTTCTTTTTTTGATTCCCATTATTTGGTTAACTAGACCAACAACTAATAAAATAGTAGTAACAGCAGGAGAATAA
- the oxdC_2 gene encoding Oxalate decarboxylase OxdC, protein MKIGHRFGLWQSTSKTSRNGGFRIDANANNFPILKKCALSYLEILPGNFREPHWHPNAHELGFCLSGNGLVSMYSGEEHAQFTIKKHTLSFIPKGSIHSITNTGDTPLKMIICFSDENPEDLELSNSVRHFSNSVLSATFSKPESFITQLKNNQEESFIVDGFKTQPGLYKTSPFQYAFDIHDPNLANDGGFAKMTNAFVFKELQDLSMYYLILNKDGVREPHWHPNTHELNYLISGNAKISILSPNGDFDEFDMEEGDISFLPQGYIHHIENTGIQPAEFAVFFNTNNPGDIGLSAALTTFSPEMLAQLFKMDLSTLKTLEIFPYNRLIVKK, encoded by the coding sequence ATGAAAATAGGGCATCGTTTTGGTTTATGGCAAAGCACCTCTAAAACATCTCGCAATGGTGGATTTAGAATCGATGCTAATGCAAATAACTTTCCCATCTTAAAAAAATGCGCTCTATCCTATTTGGAAATTCTGCCCGGCAATTTTAGAGAACCACACTGGCATCCCAATGCTCATGAACTCGGCTTTTGTTTAAGTGGAAATGGCTTAGTATCTATGTATTCAGGAGAAGAACACGCACAATTTACCATTAAAAAGCACACCCTTTCCTTTATCCCAAAAGGTTCCATCCATTCCATCACTAACACTGGCGATACCCCATTAAAAATGATTATTTGCTTTAGTGACGAAAATCCAGAAGATCTCGAGCTCTCAAATTCAGTTAGACATTTTTCTAATAGTGTTTTAAGTGCAACTTTTAGCAAACCTGAAAGCTTTATTACACAATTAAAAAACAACCAAGAAGAAAGCTTTATAGTGGACGGCTTTAAAACACAACCCGGATTGTATAAGACTAGTCCATTTCAATATGCTTTCGATATACATGACCCTAATCTCGCAAATGATGGTGGGTTTGCCAAAATGACTAATGCCTTTGTATTTAAAGAATTACAAGATCTAAGTATGTATTATCTTATCTTAAATAAAGACGGGGTAAGAGAACCTCACTGGCATCCTAACACTCACGAGCTAAACTATCTAATTTCTGGAAATGCAAAAATATCGATTTTATCTCCAAATGGCGATTTTGATGAGTTTGATATGGAAGAAGGAGATATTAGTTTTCTTCCACAAGGATATATTCACCACATCGAAAATACAGGAATACAACCTGCAGAATTTGCGGTTTTCTTTAATACCAATAACCCAGGAGATATAGGTTTATCAGCTGCTTTGACAACTTTTTCTCCTGAAATGTTAGCGCAATTGTTTAAAATGGATCTTTCTACTTTAAAAACTTTAGAAATATTTCCCTATAATCGTTTAATAGTGAAAAAATAA
- the cynT_2 gene encoding Carbonic anhydrase 1, with amino-acid sequence MRKLIQGIVDFRKSFTEKDRELFANLALEQKPDALFIACSDSRVAPNHFVSNNPGDLFVLRNVGNLIPPYSSSTKDKCSGAVIEFSVHALNVKDIIVCGHSECGAMRAIINGVNDPHCTLLKKWLKYGQGSLKKIRKGITLDPNLSEVNQLSQLNVLQQIENIKSYPFIKERMEKGELELHGWWFEIGHADVHYYDENKKQFVLMDEKVAKKILKEVDH; translated from the coding sequence ATGAGAAAACTCATTCAGGGCATCGTAGATTTTAGAAAAAGTTTTACAGAAAAAGATCGTGAACTATTTGCTAACTTAGCTTTAGAGCAAAAACCCGATGCTTTGTTTATTGCTTGTTCAGATAGTAGAGTTGCTCCTAATCACTTTGTTTCCAATAATCCCGGTGATCTATTTGTTTTAAGAAATGTAGGCAATTTAATTCCACCTTACTCCTCCTCCACCAAAGACAAATGCTCAGGTGCTGTAATTGAATTTTCTGTACACGCCTTAAACGTTAAAGATATTATTGTATGTGGTCATTCTGAATGTGGTGCCATGAGAGCTATTATAAATGGAGTAAACGATCCTCACTGCACTCTTTTAAAAAAATGGCTAAAATATGGCCAAGGATCATTAAAAAAAATTCGCAAAGGAATAACTTTAGACCCTAATCTATCTGAGGTAAACCAACTTTCCCAACTGAACGTCTTACAACAAATCGAAAATATAAAAAGTTATCCATTCATAAAAGAGCGCATGGAAAAAGGTGAATTAGAACTTCACGGTTGGTGGTTCGAAATTGGTCATGCTGATGTGCATTATTACGATGAAAACAAAAAACAATTTGTTTTAATGGATGAAAAAGTTGCCAAAAAAATTCTTAAAGAAGTGGATCATTAA
- a CDS encoding Protein phosphatase 2C, whose amino-acid sequence MATNNNIPNFHFEPTYHKSLNKKARKVGLSPIEFVFQKMVKNSVKAIKEHKNKTIFNHIYPLSDVQSMIDNSIKTNRLEFTYSSFEAKGFRPSMEDAHFIANIKEGLLSGLFDGHGGSEVAKFASNYVQNHFSIFLEKCEGNVYATFHLLLKSLDQEVKMNNDWNETGTTAVICFIDYTTHLIYTATLGDSEANIYRSDNGKSISIPLSCIRDWSCEKEIKRAKKAPHGKLINENQRFVESNPKKISFEHKNFRINVSRAIGDKISNPKKKTVISCKPKVTVHQIKPKDVVILACDGLKDYVQEHEIVYRVKGDPKEVAQNLVNYAIEIKHSKDNVSVLVVNVS is encoded by the coding sequence ATGGCAACAAATAATAATATTCCAAATTTTCATTTTGAACCAACATACCATAAAAGTTTAAACAAAAAAGCTAGAAAAGTGGGTCTTTCACCCATTGAGTTTGTTTTTCAAAAAATGGTGAAAAATTCTGTTAAAGCTATAAAAGAACATAAAAACAAGACAATTTTTAATCATATTTATCCTTTAAGTGATGTCCAATCAATGATTGATAATTCAATTAAAACAAATCGATTGGAGTTTACCTATTCCTCTTTTGAAGCAAAAGGTTTTAGGCCATCCATGGAAGATGCACATTTTATAGCAAATATAAAGGAAGGATTGCTTTCTGGTCTCTTTGATGGACATGGGGGTTCTGAAGTTGCTAAATTTGCAAGCAACTATGTGCAAAATCATTTTTCTATATTTCTTGAAAAATGTGAAGGCAACGTTTATGCGACCTTTCATCTATTGTTAAAAAGTTTAGATCAAGAAGTAAAAATGAATAATGATTGGAATGAAACAGGAACAACTGCTGTCATTTGCTTTATTGATTATACTACTCATCTAATTTACACAGCGACACTTGGTGATAGTGAAGCTAATATTTATAGAAGCGATAATGGCAAAAGTATATCAATTCCATTGTCTTGTATAAGAGATTGGAGCTGTGAAAAAGAAATAAAACGAGCCAAGAAAGCACCTCATGGCAAATTAATAAACGAAAATCAACGTTTCGTTGAATCTAATCCTAAAAAAATTTCTTTTGAACACAAAAATTTTCGGATCAATGTAAGCCGAGCGATTGGTGATAAAATAAGTAATCCAAAGAAGAAGACAGTAATTAGTTGTAAGCCAAAAGTTACAGTGCACCAAATCAAACCAAAAGATGTAGTTATTTTAGCCTGTGATGGTTTAAAAGATTATGTTCAAGAGCATGAAATTGTGTATAGAGTCAAAGGTGATCCAAAAGAAGTTGCTCAAAATTTAGTCAACTATGCTATTGAAATTAAGCATTCTAAGGATAATGTTTCTGTTCTTGTTGTTAATGTAAGTTAA
- the msrA gene encoding Peptide methionine sulfoxide reductase MsrA, whose product MKELATFAGGCFWCMEPPYKKIDGVISILPGYTGGHTENPTYEEVCSGKTGHAEAVEIIFDPEKVSYEKLLDVFWHSIDPTTKDKQFCDVGNQYRTAIFYHNEEQKKIAEHSKAKLQNEMAVVTEIVPATTFYPAEEYHREFYKKNPQRYEQYSYFSGRKERLKELWEK is encoded by the coding sequence ATGAAAGAATTAGCCACATTTGCAGGGGGTTGTTTTTGGTGTATGGAACCTCCTTATAAAAAAATAGACGGAGTGATTTCCATTTTGCCAGGTTATACGGGTGGACATACCGAAAATCCAACGTATGAAGAAGTATGCAGCGGAAAAACGGGGCATGCAGAAGCTGTGGAAATTATCTTTGATCCTGAAAAGGTAAGTTATGAAAAATTACTCGATGTTTTTTGGCATAGCATTGATCCAACAACTAAAGACAAACAATTTTGCGATGTAGGTAATCAATATAGAACGGCTATTTTTTATCATAATGAGGAACAAAAAAAAATAGCTGAACATTCAAAAGCAAAACTTCAAAATGAAATGGCTGTGGTAACAGAAATTGTGCCAGCAACAACATTTTATCCAGCTGAAGAATATCATCGGGAATTTTATAAAAAAAATCCGCAACGATATGAACAATATAGCTACTTCAGTGGAAGAAAAGAGCGTTTAAAAGAACTTTGGGAAAAATAA
- the fumC gene encoding Fumarate hydratase class II codes for MTEKLRLEKDSMGEIAVPSTKYYGAQTARSLVHFSIGDDVMPEEIIQAFGIIKKCAAQVNENLNLLSKGKEKLIIQAAQEVIDGKLNEHFPLSVWQTGSGTQTNMNVNEVIANRAIEIAGGKLGSKNPIHPNDDVNMSQSSNDTFPTAMHIAAVKAINNKLIPSLKHLREELYKKSQEFKEIIKIGRTHLMDAVPISFEQEFSGYIAQIDQDIYRIKQALKELYELALGGTAVGTGINTHPKFAEEVAKKIAEETKLPFVSAKNKFAALACHDPLVFASSALKTLATSLMKIANDFRWMGSGPRCGLQELFLPENEPGSSIMPGKVNPTQCEAMTMVCIQVIANDLAIGMAGSQGNFELNVFKPMIIFNFLQSVKLLSEACHSFTDFMIKGLKVNTKQIEQNLNRSLMLVTALSPKIGYDNAAKAAHLAFEEGISLKEACVKMNLIDREEFDRLVDPKNMINPHT; via the coding sequence ATGACTGAAAAGTTAAGACTTGAAAAAGATAGTATGGGGGAAATTGCTGTACCTTCAACTAAATACTATGGAGCTCAAACAGCCAGGTCTTTGGTTCACTTTTCCATTGGCGATGATGTGATGCCAGAGGAAATTATTCAAGCCTTTGGAATTATAAAAAAATGCGCAGCACAGGTGAATGAAAATTTAAATTTGCTTTCAAAGGGAAAAGAAAAGTTGATCATTCAAGCAGCCCAAGAAGTTATAGATGGTAAATTAAACGAACATTTCCCTTTAAGTGTTTGGCAAACAGGTAGTGGCACGCAGACAAATATGAATGTAAATGAGGTCATTGCTAATCGAGCGATTGAAATAGCTGGAGGAAAGCTTGGTAGCAAAAATCCCATTCATCCAAACGATGATGTTAATATGAGTCAGTCTTCCAATGACACTTTCCCAACAGCTATGCATATTGCGGCAGTGAAAGCAATTAACAATAAATTAATTCCTTCCTTAAAACATTTAAGAGAAGAACTCTATAAAAAATCGCAAGAATTTAAAGAAATTATAAAAATAGGAAGAACGCATTTAATGGATGCCGTTCCCATTTCCTTTGAGCAAGAATTTTCTGGATATATTGCTCAAATTGACCAAGATATTTATCGCATAAAGCAAGCTTTAAAAGAGCTTTATGAGCTAGCTTTAGGAGGGACGGCCGTTGGAACTGGCATCAATACCCATCCTAAATTTGCAGAAGAAGTAGCTAAAAAAATTGCTGAAGAAACTAAATTACCCTTCGTATCAGCCAAAAATAAATTCGCTGCTTTAGCTTGCCATGACCCATTAGTATTTGCTAGCAGTGCTTTAAAAACATTAGCCACATCTTTAATGAAGATAGCGAATGATTTTCGTTGGATGGGATCAGGCCCTCGTTGTGGTTTACAAGAATTATTTTTGCCAGAAAATGAACCTGGCTCTTCGATTATGCCAGGTAAAGTTAATCCTACCCAATGTGAGGCTATGACAATGGTATGTATTCAAGTTATAGCAAATGATTTAGCTATTGGTATGGCTGGTTCTCAAGGTAATTTTGAATTAAATGTCTTTAAACCGATGATTATCTTCAATTTTTTACAATCGGTCAAATTGCTAAGCGAAGCTTGTCATAGCTTTACAGATTTCATGATTAAAGGGCTTAAAGTAAACACAAAACAAATTGAACAAAACCTCAATCGTTCCCTTATGTTAGTCACAGCCTTATCTCCAAAAATTGGTTATGATAATGCTGCAAAAGCGGCTCACTTAGCTTTTGAAGAGGGGATTTCATTAAAAGAAGCTTGTGTAAAAATGAACTTGATAGATCGGGAAGAATTTGATCGATTAGTAGATCCAAAAAATATGATAAATCCTCATACGTAG
- the mdtN gene encoding Multidrug resistance protein MdtN produces MNENPQDGNHLEAGKIATEEPQVTNNKNPKRRKLIWITSLALILLTLLIGLYWFFYLRWEESTDDAYVDGYMITLSPQVQGSVTAFYADDTDKVVEGQLIVQIDPTDYLLAFEQEKVSLALAVRQVSQLIQEVKQREADVNIQKARLERTKQDLENRLKLRGTKSLSKEDYEHASADFRAQEAALIQSERLLDSAKANLGTTNPLHHPLIEQEKVRLRNAFVNLQRCKVLAPTHGFVAKRNVEVGEWITPGTPLMNIIPLDDVWIYANYKETQLQWLREGQPVDIEADIYGRRVIYKGKIEGILGGSGSVFSLLPPQNATGNWIKIVQRVPVKVTIDKEQLKDFPLLLGLSVYTTASLRDTSGPFLSLAKRTEKVAATNIYDISFTALNETIEEIIQQNFYDPNTTTNTTENG; encoded by the coding sequence ATGAACGAAAATCCACAAGATGGAAATCATTTAGAAGCTGGTAAAATAGCTACTGAAGAACCTCAGGTTACCAATAATAAAAATCCAAAAAGAAGAAAATTAATTTGGATTACTTCTCTTGCCTTAATTCTACTTACCCTTTTAATTGGACTTTACTGGTTTTTTTATCTTAGATGGGAAGAGAGCACTGATGATGCCTACGTTGATGGATACATGATTACCCTATCCCCTCAAGTCCAAGGCTCAGTTACAGCCTTTTATGCCGATGATACGGATAAAGTGGTAGAAGGACAGTTAATCGTTCAAATCGACCCAACTGATTATCTATTGGCTTTTGAACAAGAAAAAGTTTCTTTAGCTTTAGCTGTAAGGCAAGTTTCTCAATTAATTCAAGAAGTCAAGCAAAGAGAAGCTGATGTCAATATCCAAAAAGCGAGACTTGAAAGAACAAAACAAGATTTAGAAAATCGTCTAAAACTTAGAGGAACAAAATCTTTATCAAAAGAAGATTACGAACATGCTTCAGCAGATTTTAGAGCGCAAGAAGCAGCCCTTATTCAATCGGAGCGATTATTAGATAGTGCTAAAGCAAATTTAGGAACAACAAATCCCCTACATCATCCCCTTATCGAACAAGAAAAAGTGCGTCTAAGAAATGCATTTGTAAATTTACAACGTTGCAAAGTGCTAGCTCCAACACATGGTTTTGTCGCAAAAAGAAATGTGGAAGTTGGGGAATGGATTACACCAGGAACGCCTTTAATGAACATCATTCCTTTAGACGATGTCTGGATTTATGCTAATTATAAAGAAACGCAATTACAGTGGCTAAGAGAAGGGCAACCAGTAGATATTGAAGCGGATATTTATGGCAGAAGAGTGATTTATAAAGGAAAAATTGAAGGTATTTTAGGAGGATCTGGAAGTGTGTTTTCTTTACTCCCTCCTCAAAACGCTACTGGTAATTGGATTAAAATTGTACAAAGAGTGCCTGTTAAAGTAACCATTGATAAAGAACAATTAAAAGACTTTCCCCTTTTACTTGGATTATCTGTCTATACAACAGCAAGCTTAAGAGATACATCCGGTCCTTTTTTATCTCTTGCTAAACGAACCGAAAAAGTTGCCGCTACAAACATTTATGACATTTCCTTTACAGCTTTAAACGAAACAATAGAAGAAATTATTCAACAAAATTTTTATGACCCAAACACAACCACAAACACAACAGAGAACGGATAG
- a CDS encoding Protein phosphatase 2C — MTPEIQSSQYFDPGYIETLKQNAKIANLTPIDFVVKKMLKNSLKAINEHRDKDSFDWIYPLSKDFSTIDRSIKANALTFTYASYESKGVRPHMEDVYFIAEKKEGLLVGLFDGHGGSEVANFASNYVKAHFFDTLEECEGNVYAAFNLLLKGLDQKVKEDQTWNKMGTTSLICFIDNKTHVIYTATLGDSEANIYRTENLAAKSIPLSCIRDWSCKKEKARAKDTKGKIVDKNLNPYKVNPKAIVYEYNRLCINVSRAIGDKEVNGDREIAISCKPKVTMHQIKPNDLIILACDGLKDYVSESEVLHTVEDDPKKVAENLVKKALNYKSQDNISVLAIKIT; from the coding sequence ATGACACCAGAAATTCAATCTTCTCAATATTTTGATCCAGGTTATATCGAAACCTTAAAGCAAAATGCAAAAATAGCAAACTTAACTCCTATTGATTTTGTTGTAAAAAAGATGTTAAAAAACTCTTTAAAAGCAATTAATGAACATAGAGATAAAGACTCCTTTGATTGGATTTATCCCTTAAGTAAAGATTTTTCTACTATAGATCGATCAATAAAGGCAAATGCACTAACTTTTACCTATGCCTCATATGAATCAAAAGGCGTTAGGCCACATATGGAAGATGTTTATTTTATTGCTGAAAAAAAAGAAGGCTTGTTAGTCGGTCTTTTTGATGGTCATGGGGGCTCAGAAGTGGCTAACTTTGCAAGTAACTACGTGAAAGCTCATTTTTTTGATACACTTGAAGAATGTGAGGGTAATGTATATGCAGCTTTTAACCTCTTGCTAAAAGGACTAGATCAAAAAGTCAAAGAGGATCAGACTTGGAATAAAATGGGCACCACTTCTTTAATATGTTTTATTGATAATAAAACACATGTCATTTACACCGCAACGCTTGGTGATAGTGAAGCTAATATATATAGAACTGAAAACTTAGCTGCTAAGTCAATCCCGCTATCTTGTATCAGAGATTGGAGCTGCAAAAAAGAAAAAGCTAGAGCTAAAGATACTAAAGGTAAAATCGTTGATAAAAATCTCAATCCATATAAAGTTAATCCTAAAGCCATAGTGTATGAATATAATCGTTTATGCATTAATGTAAGTCGAGCTATAGGTGATAAAGAAGTAAATGGAGATAGAGAAATCGCAATTAGTTGTAAGCCTAAAGTTACTATGCATCAAATCAAACCAAATGATCTTATAATCTTAGCTTGCGATGGCTTAAAAGATTATGTTTCAGAAAGTGAAGTTTTACATACTGTTGAAGATGATCCAAAAAAGGTCGCAGAAAATTTAGTAAAAAAAGCCCTTAACTATAAATCACAAGATAATATTTCTGTATTAGCAATTAAAATCACGTAA